One window of the Pieris brassicae chromosome 2, ilPieBrab1.1, whole genome shotgun sequence genome contains the following:
- the LOC123720327 gene encoding sesquipedalian-1, which translates to MKINEKNLCAFASSATPVDREGWLDLRGEVGKNYQRRWFTLKGNLLFYFDKKGDKEPVGVIILEGCTIELTEEESYSFKIVFPCEGSRTYFLCTNSQASMEAWMKALACASYDYMKLMVSELQRQLDEAQAEDAAEAAALVTITPPEGEEEPKVPPRGQRHNPFNKMADGEPKTVTGSRHHKESLRPEVVRRKVPFRDIHTAFGRSVLADRSEWRAKLRAREEHVPPLIQL; encoded by the exons atgaAGATAAATGAGAAGAATTTGTGTGCTTTCGCTTCGTCCGCTACACCAGTGGATCGAGAAGGATGGCTGGATCTTCGAGGAGAAGTAGGGAAAAACTATCAGCGACGTTGGTTTACTCTTAAGGGAAATCTTTTGTTCTACTTTGATAAGAAAGGAGATAAGGAACCTGTTGGCGTAATTATTTTAGAGGGTTGCACAATAG aattaaCAGAAGAGGAGTCTTATAGCTTCAAAATAGTATTCCCCTGTGAAGGTAGTAGGACTTACTTTCTATGTACCAACTCACAGGCGTCTATGGAGGCTTGGATGAAAGCTTTAGCGTGTGCAAGTTATGATTACATGAAACTTATGGTTTCAGAACTGCAGAGGCAGCTTGATGAAGCTCAGG CTGAAGACGCAGCAGAAGCAGCAGCACTAGTTACAATTACACCACCTGAAGGTGAAGAAGAACCTAAGGTACCTCCACGTGGCCAACGTCACAAcccatttaataaaatggcaGACGGGGAACCAAAAACTGTGACAGGAAGTAGGCATC ATAAAGAAAGTTTAAGACCTGAAGTGGTGCGTAGGAAGGTACCATTCCGTGACATTCATACCGCCTTTGGACGCAGTGTACTGGCTGATCGTAGTGAGTGGCGTGCCAAGTTAAGAGCTAGAGAAGAGCATGTTCCACCTTTAATTCAACTTTAA